CCCATGCTTTCACAAAATGGCTCACAAATGTAGGAATGGATTTCTTTTATGAGAGGCATAACTGAATGTGTTACTGAGCATCTAAAGCGCTTGAAGAATTTACCATAGGACAGATGAAGGTCTACTGGACTAAGGAAGTTTATATAGAAGAGCTGAAGTTTAGACACAATGCTTCCCTAAATGTAAACTAGTTATTTTGATTCCACTCTTTAAAGCATGAGCTGAAGGCAATAGTGGGTAATGTACCCGTGTGTATGCACATATGGGTTGGGGTGGAAAGCTGTCAGACTTTCCTTTTCTATGTATAGTTTTAAGCCATTTGTTAATGCTTGAGTTTTGCTGCCTGATTCATACTAAGCTATAGGATTTGTTAGATATCTTATCTACATTTTTGTCAACCTTGAATTTACTCAGAACCTCAAGCTATTTATGAATCCTTGGTTGTAAAGGCCTTTAAAATATTCCTGACAAATCAGATGTGCAGTTATGTCACATAAAAGGTCTTTAGATTTATAGTTAAGTGATTACAGTACAATCTGGCCTCATTTGACTTCTCATTTCCAGCACCTCTGCGGCTTGCTTTAAATCCAGAACAAAATATGTTTAATAGATTCACTTTATTCACTTATGCCTGCAAATGCTTTGAACAGTCCTCTTGGCATATTTAATTTGAGGCAATCAATGGTTTCTGTATTAAAAAACAGACACAGGAACAAATTATGAAAGACTGACTTCTGAGCCAAGCATGTAGACTCAGTAAAACTGGAAATGTAGAGAAGGACATAGTGGACCCAATTCTCCATGGCCCTGCACCTCATGTAGTTATTTACATGAGCCCAAAGTGGGCATAAAACACTGGTGAATCAGAATAGTTATGAATTACACCCCCTTTGCGCTGGTGTTAAGGACTACAAAAGATggagggcaatggagaatctggtTCACTGTAATTGGCTACATATTAACAGGCCCTTAGTACTCAGAGGTCTAGTCACCTTAAGATGCAGCACCTGCAAATACTACCTGCACAGTCTTTTGCTTTTGTTCAATTCCCCGGCTTTtgccatccacacacacactcacacgcaTAGAGCTGTAATGTCCCAGCTCGGCCTGGTGGTAACATACATGAGATAGGCACGGTGAATGATAATGTAAACTCAACTGAATTCACTTAGGGACAGGACTTAAAACCTTTATCTGATGCCCAATAACCACAGCGTAAGAGTCCTGGGTCACCATTCCTTCCAAGACCACAAAATCTAAAGGCATGTTCATGCAGTTTAAAACACTAACACACTTGTATGGTCTATGCTATGCACTTTATTTAATGAGGTAACATTGTCCCTCATCTTTCTGTTTAGTGTAAATATATAGGGAGAAATATAAAAATTACTCCATCTCATGCAttaattttcctttctttcccttcctggtTTCACTACACTTTTTCTTACCTAGAATAGGACATGGGCTATCTTCTCCTTCCAtgactgtttttctttctctctcattgtaTTTCCTGTCTTTGCCTTCTTCTTTCCCATCCCAATAATCTCTTTCTACACCACACTTCTCTTTTCTAATTTACCTGACGAATCTGTCTCTGTCTTTCTCAATCATCCACACACTTTCTAACTGCTGATTTTGTCTTTCCCCTGCCTTTGTTACCTGTTTGTCTAGGAAGATGCTTAACTTTGCTGGTGTGGGTAGAAGAGGAATTCTCATCCGTTGCTTTTCTTCTaccctcctcctttttcttttccttccattgTACGTACATGTTAAGTCCTGTCTTTCTGATTCTCTCTCCACAAGAAGTTAGTTTTCTTATGTCCCACAACAATTACTTTATAGCTTTCTCTCAGTTTCCTTCTATGACTCTTGACCCCCTCTCCTCGCCCTTTTTTGCATTCTGAGCATTCTGATTATGTGAGTAAAATTCAGCCTCTAAAATTGCATGACAAGAAGCGGAGTAAACCCCTCTGCCTTTTACTGGTGAGAACAAATGAAAAACTGCACTGTCCCCTTTTGTGGAAATGGCAAAGCCCAATTGAAAGCACACTGATATCAAAGACTATCTTTCCATGGACTTTACCAggcttaggatcaggcccttcatgtCCAGATTCACTGGCTTCACATTTTCATGTGCATTTTTCCCCATAGATCTAAGACTTTCTGTCCTTAAGCAGTCCCTTATGACTTCCTGTATATTTTAGATGGCACGGCTAATGGCTCAGATTAGCTGCCAGTGCTGCCAGATTTTACATTTCTTAAGCCACACATTAACGATACAAAAAAGAAGGGGGCCAGGagtgaggaaggagaggggaaatgggaacttGACTTCTACTGCGCTACAGATGAAATGACTGAACTTCAATGAGgaatttaatctttatttttatgATAGCACAATAAACTCACACAGTAGCATTGATCTGTACTTATTTAACAAAATACATTCTAGCAATTTACaaatttttccatttgaaaacatTGCATAACAGTTTATTAAacacaatattttatatatagaattttcattgaaaaacatatttaattttatatttccagTATTTTTTTCTCAGTAGAGCACAGCCTAACAAAGAAATTGGTTCCCCCTTTCACAAGTAAGAAAAATTAGAACACTAAGAAGATGCCACCTGTCAATTTATTTCATCCATTTTAAATTAAGGTATTAGTGGAATGTAAACACAGGTTAATTTTACAAAAGGCTCCTTATCAGAGATACATGCAGAAATCTGAGTTCCAATGTATTTCTTATTACATTTGTTTTCTAATGTAATATAATTTGATAAGCCATTATTAAAAAGAGTAGCCTTTGGCACTTTGAGTAAAAAAAGAATATATCAATATTATGTAAAGAACACAATTTCAATGATTACACAAGTGCTTTAAAATCTTTTGTTAAGAAATAGGAAAGCTTGATAGGAAAAATATCACACTGCACTTGAAATAATGCAGCAAATTTCATAGTAGTAAAAGCAACATATGCTAGATACCCATAAATGGCTCAACTAAAACCAAGGAATAAAGAGCAACCACTCCCACCAGAAACCTGGTCATCTCCAAAACAGTTATACTGCTGGAGAGAGTAGTGTATAATCCTTGGTTTATTGCCAGTATTTCCAGTTGcagttttccatttcttttttcaggtTTATCTACTTATGTCCCCTCCTCTTGAATTTATAGGCCAGCAATGACTGTGTCATATCCATTCCATTAAAGCTAATCCTACCTGCTCAATTGTACACCCAAACTAAGCTAAAGCCTACATATTTTATCCAAGACAATCCACGTGTTTGCAATCCTTAGGAAATGTGTAAAAAAGGTTTGATATTAAATACCAAGGACTGAAGACtcagttttatttatataaacaaaaacaaaacaaaccttgtAACTATTGTAATCTGAAACTGCATATTctaaaaaattacttttcttttctCACCATTCCCTGGTTTCTATGGTTACGTTCACCACTATAGTGCCCAGTAGTAACACTCACCATTAGTAGCAGACTACACCACCCCCACAGGATAGTTCCTTAAACATAATCTGCAGAATTCAAACTTGGAATCTCAGAGGTGAGGAGGTGGGGGCGTCTGTTCGGACTGGTGGGGAAAACAGATACTGGCTCCATTAAgggtctccctgcccccttccttcaggggtatggggaaggggaaagcatCACCTGAAGTGGTGGGCTGGCCAGCAGGGCTCAGGTCAATCATTTGTCCCTGTACACTGGATTGGGGAGAGCGTATATAAACCCTGTTCCTCTGGCTGGAATCCCCCTCCATGCCTCCAGTCCCTGGGATTAAAGTAGGTCCTGGGATTGTTTGGTCAGCTGTGGGCATTGCACTAGGCACCTTATTTCGGActaggaaggattttttccccttactgccagattgggggttttttgccttctccACAGCAGCTCAGTGACCTGGTGGAGTAGGTTAGGAGATTAAGTTCAAGCTGCTGCAATTTAGTAAGTGGAAGATGTTCAGTACAGGTACTCATTCTATAGGGGCCCAGCTCCCTCATGAACCAGAACTGGAAGTTGATTTAGGGGTGCCTTCCCCTAAAGAAGTTGACTTAGGAGGTGCCTGGAGAGGAAAGGGGTTAGGGCTCCTAACGTCTGATTCAGCAAGAAGACAGCCCCCCATCATCAGCCCCTTATCCCTCCTATGAGGGCTCCCAGTGGGGTCCCAGCAACAGGCTAGAGACCATCTGTGGAGAGTTGGGGGACTGATCCACTAGGTGGAAACAATTAAGGAAGGAATCAGGACCTGAACTGTACAAGACATTGCCTGGTAGTTTCCAGATGAGctaaagttgcagcctaattacACCAAATCCCTTGCATCTTGTCTGTCCTCCTGCATGTCCAGGACAAAGCCATTTTAGTTCCTTTTAGAGTCCAGTTTAGTAATTCCTGGCAACACAGATTCTAAGAAGGCAAGTTACTTCCTCATATTATAAAAGTATTACAGGAAGAATCACACCATTAGGAGTTCATCCATATTCTCTCCAGTGCCAGGACACAACCCTCTTGATTCCTAACTGAAAAAAAGTCATGTTTAAGGAGGGTCTTATGAGTCTGTCCCAGGGCCCCCAGTAGCACCCAAGGCACAATGCAATACTCGTGTATTGATTCTGCATACTAAGACATTCCAAATTTAAAGCAAAGCATTAAAATAAGGATCCACTATGACGAGAGTGAAGCTTATGGTCATTTTGTGCTAAGCTAAGCAAGTGAAGTGTGTACATCCAAGTGTGAGCTAGAATGCCAGTTAATCAATAGTTAGTGACTGATCAGGCAGTAGCAATTTCAGTTTTCATGGCTCACCTTCTTTCACAGCAAATTTCTTTGCAGTTATCAGTGTCAAGCATTATCTAGttaaaaattaacagaaaaataTAAGGTCTGCAAAGAGACAAAATGAGAGCTTGTAAAAATGCAAAATCTGTATTATTTTATGTGCTTTAAAAGAtccctttaaaaacaatatttaaaactgTTCTACAAGTCAGCCCACTAAGAAGAAGCCTCTTCATTAGGAGCACCTGTACTTAAACAAAAGttgagcagcagcagctaaactATTCAAACTAGATAGTTATTCCACTCCAATGGAATGTCACCCACATATTTTTTTTGTTGCAGTAAACATTATTTCAAAGAACTACACAAAATCTTTGCAATCTTTTAATGTGACAAATCCACTATAACAAAGCTATAAATATTTCCTACTCTACATGAATGCAGCCAGCATCGTCCTAGTATTAGCAGTATTACTTTTAAAGTAACTGCACATCAATATGTCATGTGTCGAGTTTAACGCATatgtaaattttcaaaatatgtAAAGTTATAGTCAGCACCACCCTGTATTAAAGTTTTGGTGCAAAATCTGCAAAGGTGAATATACAACACTGATACAGGCTTTGCTGTGAAAAAATTATTTGTCCTCAgacataaatataaataaaatcaaaaagtTGGCACATTCAGGAAATAAAGTGTCTGTGTTCAAGACCATCACTTTGATTGATATCGTCACCCTCCGAGAAATGTTTTTAGTCTGACGAAACAAGTTGTAAGAAAACTGTTTGTATTAGGTTCTTGCATtgtgctttccccctcccccccaaccacaTGAAATCCACAAGCTCATGCACACCATACATCAGCAACATCCAACAATAGTCAGGCCGATGCTCAGTAAATTTGGCACATCAAGAATATTTCTGAATCTGCTCAAAAGAAAGAGAGCACAAGCTTTATCAAAATGTGTTAATTCTTGGTAATATGGATCAGCTGACATGTCTCTTTTCATTCTTTGTAAGCTCTTGTGGGGGATGTTCCTTTATAGAAGATGTTTCTGGTGTTCTCTGGGCTGCTCCCTCTTTCAGGGATTAAAATAATGTTACCTTTTCTTCGAAGTGTGGAGTCACGGCTTGAAGAGATGGACAGAGTTTCTGAGCCAATCTCACTTCCCTCCACTGGTGTGACTCTTATAGTGGTAACCCCATGATGGTGATGCTCACTGTTATCTATGTTACTTCTTTTCCTGTCACCAGACCCATAACTGTCTTTCAAGGAGTCACAGCTCTCAGAGTCTCTATTGAGATCATTTAGCTCATAAATTTGACGAAGGCTACCTTTCTCGGGAGCTTTCCATTTCCAAGATCCACTTCCTTCACCTTCTGATGGCACCTGAATTATGGGTCTGTTATTTTCTGGATGGGCCTCAACTCTTACAATACCACTGGGTTCATGATCTGTCAAGGTTTTATATCGGATGGCTCCAGTGCAGGTGACTGTGCTGCTCTCTGAATTCTTAGGACTGCTCtgaagcactccttgctgctTTGACATGGCTATTACTTGCATGATTCTTGGCTGACTGTTACTTCTACATGCAAcgcttttctctgcagctttcAGCCATTTGGCCCTAGCTGAACTACTTTTGGGAGATGTGTTTATATTTTCCTGGGTCTCTTCAGGAATATGGACTAGCTGTGAAGAACCAGGACGTGACTGAATAGAGACTCTTGGCCCTCCAGAAAGACCCGCGTTATTACAACCCGGAACACTGCCAGGCTGAATTTTGAGGTACTGATTGCTGGGGCCATGATGATCACCATTAACGCCCACTCTGGATGGCTCAGAGCTTGATCGCATTTCAATAGCCCTTGGTGGTGAATGGCCGGATTCAGTCTCTATTACTTGCAAAGACAATTTTCGACTTTCATTCTTGTTCTTCCATTGAGAAAGAAGTTGCTTGGAACGGGCAGAGTCCATTGATGCATGAATTGTTGCGTTTCGCCTTGCTGGATCTTCCAGTGATGGCGTGTTGACTCTTGGCAAAGTGTTGCTGAAAGTAACCATATTTTCCTTTCCCATTGGGCTTCGTGGAGTTATAATCTCTACATCAGCATTTGCTCTCTTGATGTTAGTCAGGGATCCAGAATCTCTATGGTTTCGATTCAGAATACTCTCAGAATGGTGAGAGGAACGGCCGTCACTATTGCCACCATTTTTACCCGGTAAAATTCTGTTGGCATCTTGACTCAGGTCTGTCAAAGATCTTAATGGTTCTCTTTGCAGATTCTGGTGAATTACATTCTCTTCACTTGGCAAGAAGTTCCCCACAGCATAAAGACCCTGGTATTTGGATAGAAGCATTAGATAATtatggaaaaacaaatattttcagacaCTTTAATTATACTTTCATGGgtttaaataaatagaaaacgCATAATATTAATACAGCTAAATGgttcagtttgttttctttccattaCTACTTATCCTCACCAATACAAATCTTATTTATTGTtccaaattttgccctcagttcTGTACATGCAGGTATGTATAAAGTGGTACCATTGTGATCCTTTATTACACCCATGTAGTCTAAGAGAATAACTGGGAAAAGCAGAGGATTATTTCCCCCTCCTACAAAGCAGCAGATACAGTACAAGggagaatgttttgtttttaaaataatgttttcacAATTCCTGGCCTTCACTTAAGTAATGTTTACAGCTACACAACTGTCTGCTCTGATTTACTGAATCTTGTTCCAGCTAGATTAGTTCTCTGCTCAGTGGTTCTGCCCTTTCTACTGTGTAATGACCATGTAATACAATATCTACATGATAGAACAATTTGAATCAATTGGCTTCCAAGGTATGCAGAACTTCAACAAGGTTTAGCTTCGTGACATTTACTCCATTCAGTGGGCCAGTTGTAAAACAATATCATTTTAAAGAAATTCTAGTGAGAGAGAATATTTAATAAACAGTCCAAATGCTTGAGCTAATCACTCAGGTTAATTCTTTGCACTACTTCCAGAACTGTTTGTAATTACACAGTATTAATTTCTCCTTCTCAACCtccccattgattttttttttttttacttttcagagCTGATTTGCTGGCTGCAGAGTATTTAGAATGAAGAGTCTCTGAAGTAAGCCATCATGCAACAGCCTATGAGCAAGCTTAGTCAAGAACATGCTTGAGTGTGTGTTTCAAACATAGGCACAACTCAATTTTTCTGTGAATTTTGTATGTCTTTACATGCACTTGTCATTTTATGTGGCATCCAGAGTAAAAAAATCAATTCCAGATCAGGTTGCAATACACAGGAACTGACCATTTTCATATACAGTGTGATTTCAATAGTCTACTCATATTGGTGTTACTTCTACCACTCTAAAAGCTATTGCCTCTAATATCATCCTCTGGTGAGGGCATTGCATAgcaaaggttctcaaacttttgtactggtgaccagtgatgagctggagccggttcgcactgcttcgcgtgaaccggttgttaaattttgaagcagttttagaaccggttgttaacccgcttccctgcagggggcgctgaggctttgatgggctccggccgagaagtgatgtaattcctcctccggccagcgggggtgctgtgctgggggagccatgtgggctggcCCTGACCAtaagccctgttgctgctgctgctcccctggccctggggctcccgatgctgcctggtgggtccccggctgctctgctgggcctgggctgcgtcctgctgctctccctgtgagtacccaccaccctgcccgcagccaccccctgcctgcagccacccccgcaccccctgcctgcaccagcccctgcctccggcaacccccgcaccccctgcccgcagccagcccctgcctccggccaccccctgcaccccctgctcgcagccagcccctgtctccggCCACCCCTTGCgctgcctgcaccagcccctgcggcaccccctgccctgcccgcaaccagcccctgtctccagccaccgcctgccctgcccgcaccagcccctgtctccagccaccccctgccctgccctgcccgcaccagcccctgccacaccccctgccttgcctgcagccagcccctgtctgcagccagccctgcacccccctgtcctgcctgcagccagcccctacctccagtcagcccctgccctgcctccagccagccccggaccctcctgtctccagccagctccacgccccctgccctgcccacagccagccctgcactcccttgcctccagccaaccccgcaccctcctttctccagccagcccccgcATCcgctgcctccagctagccctgccccatgcccctgtctgcagctggcccgcATCCACTgatgccctgcagttcccagggcagtaaccctgcacacctgcttcagtgaggggggcagggagcagctgggacccacacatgtgcacaccctagggtgaccagacagcaagtgtgaaaaatcaggacagggggtgggggataataggagcctatataagaaaaagaccccaaaattgggactgtccctatataataaggacatctggtcaccctagcacacccccagggagtggcagggacccacacatgtgaaacttTGCtgatttctagttcaggcccatctttttaaaaaagaactttaggcagggttaacatacaccgtattttcccggacaggtcaggctttttggttcttaaatcgccgttagggaggaatttttaaattttaaattttaaaaattcctcccgggaaaatacagacatatggtaaccctgctggtacaaaaatacatactggggcacatacCTTAAATCACAACTTTtaatagggaaccggttgttaagattttggcaggtCATCAttgctggtgacccctttcacacagcaagcctctgaatgtgaccctccttataaattaaaaacactttaaaaatatttaatggtattataaatgctggaggtgaagcagggtttggggtggaggctgacagcttgcgaccccccatgtaatgacCTTGcgacccctgaggggtcacaacccccagtttgagaacacctGGCATATAGCCTGTACTGTCAAGTGATTACCATGATGTGACTGAACATCATCTGTTTTAATATTATATTGAAGAGCATTTCTGACTCATTTTGGTTCATAGCTGGATGCAGGGAAACATCTTTTCCTCACCCACACAGGACCCAGGAAAAATGCTGTCACTAGAATTCCTTGAGCACTGGGGAGGCTAGGAGGTAGCTAGCCTGACAGTGTTCTGAAGACTTAAGATGATGTAGATCAGTCAGACTGGGGATGTGTCCAGAGCCCCACTTCCTAGCACACACAACACCAAGCACTGGAGGAATACTTGCTATGCTTTTCACCAACAGATGTAAGGAGAGCTAAGCCCTTCTTGAATCCTTCTACCCTATACACATGGAGTGCCTCAGAGGATCCCTGCTCAGGCTGCAGAGTTCTGCACAACCTCCCAACATGTTCCAATGATGTACAAGGGCACTACGTTGCCCTTAGTTTATTACCAACTTGGCAATTTATTGTACCTGTTTATGTTAATTTTGGCCGTTTTAAAGTTCATATTTAATTGTGAAAACAAAACTGATATTTGTAATATAAACTACCCATGGCAGCAAATTCTGATCTAATCTGTTATTTTAGCTAGTGTTTGGATAGAAAAgtcacaagatactttcagatagCACACAGTCTTAGAGCTGTTTCCATGTTCAATCTTAAATTACATTTCCTTTTAATTGCAACGTTGTACATTATGTTATTTTCACTGGGTGACTGGCTCCTTTAAGATGAAGCAGGGTCCAATGCACTGCGACTGACTGGCTTTCCTCCAACAGGGGTTATGAGATGGCTCTGGGCCCAAAAGGGGAGGTTCAGGAAAGGGCAGGGTGAGCTGTGCCTGAGAGCACAGGCTGGAGGAGCAAAGAAAGGGTCAGGTGAGAGCTTCTTGGGGGAGACAGGGAAGCTGCAGAGAATGGAAAGCCCTGCAGGCCTCCGTGAAACAGGGAGGGAGGCCAGGCTAGGAGACCAGCGGCGGGGCTAGCCTGCTGAGCTGGGGAGCCAGTGCTGGGAGGTTGAAAAGGACTAATCCTGTATCTGGGGTAGAAGAGTCATGAGACTGCTTATTCCCAGGTGGATGGCCTGGAAAGGGAGGCCCTGGAACAAGGCAAAAAAGAACAGGGAACACGGTGCTGATATTGACTTTTGGGTGGGTGACACAGCGGTTTTGTCCCTGAGGAGGAGAATGGAGAAAGTGTTGTATCTTTATATGTTTACTTTGGGTCTGTGGAGAATGGTTTTACTACAAAGGTTTTGGGGAAACTGCTGCTTGTGAATAAATTATACCTAGAGATGGGGCTTTGTGTTGGACACTGAGGAAATTATGTTCCTTTcatggatggagaaaaaggaaacTGATGCTAACACACCTATTGTGCTGCAGCCTGCTGCATGAGGGCATCCATGACAGGCAATCCATTTTAAAGCCATCCTGTTCCCCCTTTATCAGTTTATCTCCAGAAACGATACTGTGTAGAATTCACTAGCCATTTGCAATATGAATGACTTGTGTTTTCTAAAACTTAGAACACATTCATACTGTATTTACCAAATAGAGAGCAATTCCTCCTCCTATTAGAAAACCACAATAGACATCAACTGGATGGCTCTTGTACTGGGTGATACGAGTCAGGCCACATATAATTCCACAGATGATAAATGCGAAGACGAGAAGAGGTTTCAGAAGTTTGGAGGAGTCGGTTAAAGTGGAATTGAAGTACatcttgaaaagaaaagaaaaagtgatttatgaaatttcagattgacCTAAGAGGACATGACTTTATTTCATGTATGGTTTCTT
This window of the Eretmochelys imbricata isolate rEreImb1 chromosome 8, rEreImb1.hap1, whole genome shotgun sequence genome carries:
- the PLPPR4 gene encoding phospholipid phosphatase-related protein type 4 isoform X1; protein product: MSAKERQKGKVTKDSVTLLPCFYFVELPILASSVISLYFLELTDVFKPVHSGFSCYDRSLSMPYIEPTQEAVPFLMLLSLTFAGPAITIMVGEGILYCCLSKRRNGIGAEANINAGGCNFNSFLRRAVRFVGVHVFGLCSTALITDIIQLSTGYQTPYFLTVCKPNYTSLNVSCSENSYIVEDICSGSDPIIINGGRKSFPSQHATLAAFAAVYISMYFNSTLTDSSKLLKPLLVFAFIICGIICGLTRITQYKSHPVDVYCGFLIGGGIALYLGLYAVGNFLPSEENVIHQNLQREPLRSLTDLSQDANRILPGKNGGNSDGRSSHHSESILNRNHRDSGSLTNIKRANADVEIITPRSPMGKENMVTFSNTLPRVNTPSLEDPARRNATIHASMDSARSKQLLSQWKNKNESRKLSLQVIETESGHSPPRAIEMRSSSEPSRVGVNGDHHGPSNQYLKIQPGSVPGCNNAGLSGGPRVSIQSRPGSSQLVHIPEETQENINTSPKSSSARAKWLKAAEKSVACRSNSQPRIMQVIAMSKQQGVLQSSPKNSESSTVTCTGAIRYKTLTDHEPSGIVRVEAHPENNRPIIQVPSEGEGSGSWKWKAPEKGSLRQIYELNDLNRDSESCDSLKDSYGSGDRKRSNIDNSEHHHHGVTTIRVTPVEGSEIGSETLSISSSRDSTLRRKGNIILIPERGSSPENTRNIFYKGTSPTRAYKE
- the PLPPR4 gene encoding phospholipid phosphatase-related protein type 4 isoform X2 yields the protein MSAKERQKGKVTKDSVTLLPCFYFVELPILASSVISLYFLELTDVFKPVHSGFSCYDRSLSMPYIEPTQEAVPFLMLLSLTFAGPAITIMVGEGILYCCLSKRRNGIGAEANINAGGCNFNSFLRRAVRFVGVHVFGLCSTALITDIIQLSTGYQTPYFLTVCKPNYTSLNVSCSENSYIVEDICSGSDPIIINGGRKSFPSQHATLAAFAAVYISGLYAVGNFLPSEENVIHQNLQREPLRSLTDLSQDANRILPGKNGGNSDGRSSHHSESILNRNHRDSGSLTNIKRANADVEIITPRSPMGKENMVTFSNTLPRVNTPSLEDPARRNATIHASMDSARSKQLLSQWKNKNESRKLSLQVIETESGHSPPRAIEMRSSSEPSRVGVNGDHHGPSNQYLKIQPGSVPGCNNAGLSGGPRVSIQSRPGSSQLVHIPEETQENINTSPKSSSARAKWLKAAEKSVACRSNSQPRIMQVIAMSKQQGVLQSSPKNSESSTVTCTGAIRYKTLTDHEPSGIVRVEAHPENNRPIIQVPSEGEGSGSWKWKAPEKGSLRQIYELNDLNRDSESCDSLKDSYGSGDRKRSNIDNSEHHHHGVTTIRVTPVEGSEIGSETLSISSSRDSTLRRKGNIILIPERGSSPENTRNIFYKGTSPTRAYKE